The genomic stretch TCAGTCAACTCACTTATTTTGACAGAAATTGAAAATAGACATTTTGAGATTTTCTTAGGTGAAAATAAGTGAAGTAAGTGGAGTCGTCGCCCCAACCTGCACGTGTTGCGGAGATGGATGGGTTTTTGCAGAACACATGATAGGGTTTCCATAAATTCTTCTTGATTGAGGAATTTGTGGGCTTTTGGGGCTGTAGGAAAGCTACTATGAAATATGTGAATGATGGGTCATTCACTAATATCTTTAGTTGGTAACCTTCAAAAAGATCATCATATATTTTTCGTCATCCTCCCTACAAATGACAGATCGGTGACAAACATGAACTTGAGGCCCGCGTCTGTTTTATTGGGCTTCACGGTGGACTCCAATTATACTTGCTAAAAAAGTTTAATGACATAGCCATGCGTTTATATATCTGTTTATATGTTTGGGGTATTTAAGCAACATGTAAGGCATGCTCATCCAAAGTGGTGAAACCTCTGGATGTGTGTTTTTGTTGGAAATTGGAGACATCTCTCTTTTGTCCTAAGACTCATTTATTTATAACGGTATCTATGGGTTTGGGTCTAGGAGTGGTGACCACCTCCCCTACTAGATGTGAAGGGAGGAAAGAGTTGGTGTTTCTTGAAATTGTGGACGAGATGATTATCCTCCCTAACTTCGTATTTGAACTCGTTTTAGTAGGACACTTTATTCCTCGCGTTCATGGATAGGCATGCAATGGAAGTAAATTAGGCGGACAAAGTGCAATTCAAGCAACCTCGAGGTCAATTTTAGGCGACTTAGGACTTTGTGGGGCAACTCGTCCTTACAAGTGTTGGCCTTTAACGCCTCTTTAGTGGACTATCATCTCCAACACTCccaaattattttaaaataaaataaaacaaaagagTAACGCAACATTGAATTATACTTTTTAAATGGTTGAGGATTTTAgtatataattaaattcaaaaGTATCAAAGTCTTTTATCTACAATTATATCTAAAATTATATCTCTACatataattttattaattatacattttaaaaatattttagtaaataaaatataatgtattttaataataaatataataaattaCTATTTTAAAAAAATGAGTGAAATTCGAAAGAATTTATTTAAAACGGGACTCACAAAAATTGTCAAAATATTATATAATTAGAGacaaaatatttaattatttgaatATTGTTAAAATACgttaattattttattttaacttCTATTATTAACTATTGaaataataatatttattaaaTTTCCTTAATATATTTTACTTAATTTAGTTTTGTCCGAATGTTCGAGAAATATGCTAAACATTAACATTACATAATTTCAGGAAATTAATTGACTGTCGAATGCCAATTTCAATCTTCTTTCTTTTTGGTTGGCAATTAGTAAGTTACAGTATGATTCAAAAAATCCTTCCAGAGAAAGCAATCTTCTTGACTAATAACTTGCCTTATTAGTGGAACACATACAATGATACAACAAAACAAAAAACGCTTCACCAAGTGCTTACCGTTACCGCGTATCTTTTGATTAACCCAACATTGCAGTCCAACTGTGACACGCTCGTAATTAATTACGCTTCCAAAGAAAAAGTCCACCATAAATTAACTTAATTATCATCTCTATAAATCACCCTCTTCTCTCTTTCAAACCTTatcacaacaacaacaacaaccagaACAAACAAACAACCAAACAAACAAGTACTAGTTCGGTTTTCTTTGAATTTCCGAAAATGCCTAGAAAAGGAATGAGAAGCATATTTTTCCAACCATCTGCTTCTTCAATGTTTCCACCACCCTCTCCTCTCCGCACTTTCTCGGAGTCATTAATGGATGAAAACATCGAAACCGCAGAATCACTTATTACCAAATGGGATTATTCCAACGCGAATCAATCCAAACAGATCATAACCCCTCTTTTCAGCCCCGGCACTCGCCATGAAGCAAGACAGTATCTTAACGCTGTCAAGGGACTACAATCCGCTATGCAGTACCTCGTCACACGTGATTCCACCTCCAACACACTCGTAAAAGCTCAATTCCTAATGCAACTCGCTATGAAAACTCTTCAGAAAGAGTTTTATACGATTCTATCGCAAAACAGAGAATGTTTAGACCCTGAAACCGTTTCCAACCGTTCCTCGGTGGATCGTAGAAGCAGTGTTAGTGTTTCCGATTACGACGATGAAGTCTCCGTCTCCGAAGATGAGTTTCGTGTTGCTGGAAATACTATTTCTGAGACGGAGAGGGTTTCCATGCTTGCTATGGTGGATTTGAAAGCTATTGCTGATTGCATGATCTCGTCTGGCTATGGAAAAGAGTGTGTCAAGGTTTATATAGTTATGAGAAAATCTATTGTTGATGAAGCGCTTTATCATCTCGGAGTTGAACGGTTGAGCTTCTCTCAGATTCAGAAAATGGATTGGGAAGTTATTGAGCTGAAAATCAAGACGTGGTTGAACGCGGTTAAAGTCGCCGTCGGAACTCTCTTTCACGGCGAGAGAATCCTCTGCGACGAGGTCTTCGCTAACTCTTCAGGGAAGAGAATCGCCGAGTCGTGTTTCGCGGAGATAACCAAAGAAGGTGCTGCTTCGTTGTTTGGATTCCCGGAGATGGTGGCGAAATGCAAGAAAACGTCTGAGAAAATGTTTAGAATTCTTGATTTGTACGAAGCTATCTCTGATATCTGGCCACAAATTCAATCGATTTTCTCGTTTGAATCAACTTCAAACGTCCGCTTACAAGCCGTTACGTCGATGGCGAAACTCGCGGACGCCGTTAAAACGATGCTAACGGATTTCGAATCCTCGATTCAGAAAGAGTCGTCAAAGAAAAAACTCCCCGGCGGCGGCGTCCATCCCATAACACGCTATGTCATGAATTACATCGCCTTCCTCGCCGATTACAGCGGCGTGTTATCCGATATCGTCTTCGATTTGCCGCAATCTCCGTTGCCGGAGTCTTACTTCCAAAGTCCCATGCGCGGCGAGAATCAATCATCTTCAGAGATATCAGAGAAAATCGCGTGGCTGATACTCGTTCTTCTCTGCAAGCTTGACGTAAAAGCAGAGCTCTACAAGGATGTAGCGCTTTCGTATCTTTTTCTTGCTAACAACATGCAATACGTCGTCGTAAAGGTTCGAAGATCAAACCTAGGGTTTCTTCTCGGAGAAGAATGGTTAAAGAATCATGAACTAAAAGTTAGAGAGTATGTGTCCAAATTTGTGCGATATGGATGGAATAAAGTATTCTCCACGTTGCCGGAGAATCCCACGGCGGAGATGCCGGTGGAGAAAGTGAAGGCTAGCTTCTTTAACTTCAACGCTGCGTTTGATGGAGAGTGTAGGAAACAGTCTTCGTGGGTTGTATCCGACCCGAAACTCCGAGATGAAATCAAAGGTGCTGTGGGTTCGAAGCTGTTGTCGAGGTACGGTGAATTCTATGAGATGAACCGGGTTGGGTTCGAGTCAATAGTGAGATATGAACCGGAATATATAGAAAGTTGTTTGTGTAAAATTTTGTACGGAGTTGGAGATTCGGGGAGTGTTTCGTCTTTTTCTTCGACGACGTCGTCTTCTCGTGGCTCTAATCGCCATTGAAATTGGAGTTGTCGTTGGATCATGATGACCTTACGAGTCATCTCACCTCttgtaatttattttattaattaatgtATAAAAACGACTAAAAGAGTATAATATCAAAtgttcaattttttttatatattgtttttaattatttaatgtCACATTTCCAATGAAAAACAAGCCCTCTTTAGTATGTTTTTGATATTTAGTGTGTTTTGGTGTCCCACGTATGACATTTGTTTAATATTTACTTTGATTTATCGAATGTTTtaaattagttttttttttcttttgcatgTTTTGAAGATATTTTAGACTGATGAAATTCCTTAAATTAAATAAAGTTGTTATAGCCTTACAAGATGCAATGGTTAATATTAAGAATTTTGACGAGGGTGCTTACGATCATGGCTGGATTGCAAGTATAAAGAAGTTGTTACCAATGATGTTCTTTCGAGTAAGAAAACGGCTTCACTTCCTTGTTTTTAGTTAAGAAGAATTTAAAATGAATGTTATGTGTATTGTTtcgtttattttattttatttatttatcaatTACTCTTTAAATATCTTTCTATTTATAAGTCTAAATctcctttctctttttttttacTCTCCAAATTTTTCAATTATTCACTTATAATAATCATGTAACATTTGCCCCTTCACTAAATATAATTCACTTGCCATATTAGATATCATCTTGTAACCATTTCTTATGACTTTTCAGATGACATTTTAACCTTATAATTGCATCCGACTTACACTAATCGGATTATTTCTAGTTTTTATAGGAGATCGGTTACATCTTGCCTATTCTGATATCCTAACCGTATCTTCATCAGATattctccttccttagtaatgaTGATTTTCATCGGAATTTGCTCCCTCTCCATGATCTGAAACGTTTCATACTGTTTTAAGTCCTTTTAAGAAGATTTCCTCCTATTGCTGATGCATGTGACGAGAATACAAAAGCATTAAGAACCTTGAGCGCCCGCGAAATAAAAGATCTTTGGGATTTTTATGTGAGAGGATGTAGAGATACTCTAATCCAACCTGACTTTGATCGTATTGTAAAAGAGGCTTACAACGATATTTATGTCTCTTTTAGCGATTCTGATTTTGACTATTCTTCATCAGGTTCATCAGTAGAGGTGTTGATGGAGATTATGGAGTCATTTGATCAAGAAGTAACAAGTTACGATCATAACTTCATAGACGAGGTGGAGATAGTTAAACTCCGATCTTTGAAGAATGTATCTTCTACTAGGAATGAAGACATTGCTATTTTGGAAACCCTGTATTCCAGGGGAATGTGTTTGCATAGCTCGTCCTATGGGGGTTAAAGATGAATATTTTCATTTCTATGATGGGCTATTGGAAGATTTTAACATCCACCTTCCCTTTATCGATTTTGAATCTAATATACTAAAAATCCTGAATGTTGCCTCTTCTCAACTTCGTCATAATAGTTGGGGATTTATCAAGGCTTTTGAAATAGTTTACGAGGCCATAGATATAGAACCCACCATAGGCTTATTTTTCTCCTTCTTTGAAATCAAAGGTGTTGAGAAGGGTGGATGGGTGACCATTAGTAGCCTTCCCGCTAAGAGTTTTCTCCAAGCTTACACCACAAACTATAAAGGTTTCAAAGATCGATTTCTTCGAATTAGGTGTGGACCGAGATGTCCTCAAGTTATATATACGCTAGACGGGTCTTATCGGGTTCTTATCTATTGGACTGAGAATCCTCTTTCAGTATTCGGGTTTGATTTTGACAAATTAAATGACCAAGAGGTTAGATCCTTGGCATCTTAGATTCCTACCGTATGATGAAGGTCCGGAATCTATTGTATCTACCCGAAGAGAAAATTATTTCTTTCTCAGGTAATGATTATTTATTTTCTTTGTGTATTGTTAAGGATACCATCCTGCATTCCGCTAACTTCTTTTCTCACTTTGTCTTTAGGAAAAATGACTAACATATATGTGAAGGAACAAAAAAAGCTGATGTCAAAAGCCTGGGCGGCGAGGAGAGTAGCCGGCCAAAATATTGCTAACTCGGACTTGACTGATTTGGAAACCCGGTTACTGAAGAAAAGAAAAGCAGTTCCCAAACAAAGAAATTCCCAATGTCTCTTTGCAGAAAGCCCAAATTGACGTCCTTGACGCAGGCGGTGCTACCTTTGATAGGGCAAAGGCTCAAGCCTTATGTCTC from Lathyrus oleraceus cultivar Zhongwan6 chromosome 7, CAAS_Psat_ZW6_1.0, whole genome shotgun sequence encodes the following:
- the LOC127101279 gene encoding exocyst complex component EXO70H1, which gives rise to MPRKGMRSIFFQPSASSMFPPPSPLRTFSESLMDENIETAESLITKWDYSNANQSKQIITPLFSPGTRHEARQYLNAVKGLQSAMQYLVTRDSTSNTLVKAQFLMQLAMKTLQKEFYTILSQNRECLDPETVSNRSSVDRRSSVSVSDYDDEVSVSEDEFRVAGNTISETERVSMLAMVDLKAIADCMISSGYGKECVKVYIVMRKSIVDEALYHLGVERLSFSQIQKMDWEVIELKIKTWLNAVKVAVGTLFHGERILCDEVFANSSGKRIAESCFAEITKEGAASLFGFPEMVAKCKKTSEKMFRILDLYEAISDIWPQIQSIFSFESTSNVRLQAVTSMAKLADAVKTMLTDFESSIQKESSKKKLPGGGVHPITRYVMNYIAFLADYSGVLSDIVFDLPQSPLPESYFQSPMRGENQSSSEISEKIAWLILVLLCKLDVKAELYKDVALSYLFLANNMQYVVVKVRRSNLGFLLGEEWLKNHELKVREYVSKFVRYGWNKVFSTLPENPTAEMPVEKVKASFFNFNAAFDGECRKQSSWVVSDPKLRDEIKGAVGSKLLSRYGEFYEMNRVGFESIVRYEPEYIESCLCKILYGVGDSGSVSSFSSTTSSSRGSNRH